Proteins encoded within one genomic window of Lactococcus garvieae:
- the pknB gene encoding Stk1 family PASTA domain-containing Ser/Thr kinase, whose amino-acid sequence MIQIGKIFADRYKIIKEVGRGGMANVYQGEDTYLDNRQVAIKVLRSNFENDNIAIARFQREAFAMAELSHPNIVSISDVGESESQQYIVMEYVDGMTLKQYINEHAPLSNEEAVNITTEILSAMECAHTHGIIHRDLKPQNVLLSQSGNVKVTDFGIAKALTETSLTQTNTMFGSVHYLSPEQARGANATLQSDIYAIGIILFELLTGQIPFDGDSAVAIALKHFQENVPSIININKDVPQALENVVIKATAKDIHNRYANVEEMMTDLATSTSLDRKGEPKLTFDKDLDATKALPSKLINPYDTKPLINKDSDEVEKKADKPVTEAPKKKKSRKALIAWIVLALLLIGGGVAAWIITTPQNVSVPDVTNMTQEEAETTIKEKNLTVGNIIQELSTSVEKDKVTRTNPEAGSNVRKNSKVDIYISQGANGFKMEDYVGKKYQDVVDDLMVNKNISKNQISINYVTSSEPSGTIVKQTPAKGNFFDPTGDGQISFDVSEGDTVTMPAIDYTSGGLSSTSAISYLNQLESLGVPTSNITFVDASSASEVSSSNLNGYYVTQTSPAPGDKFNPSNTKITLTVAKANNSSNSDSDNQTSETTTETTTETTTTETTTESTPDTNSDQKTDENSSTTTTTTEVPK is encoded by the coding sequence ATGATTCAAATCGGAAAAATCTTCGCAGATCGCTACAAAATTATCAAAGAAGTTGGGCGTGGTGGTATGGCAAACGTTTATCAAGGAGAAGATACATATCTTGATAATCGACAAGTCGCTATAAAAGTATTACGTTCAAATTTTGAAAATGATAATATCGCTATTGCCCGTTTCCAGAGAGAAGCGTTCGCGATGGCAGAACTTTCACATCCAAACATTGTCAGCATTTCTGATGTAGGAGAGTCTGAAAGTCAACAATATATCGTTATGGAATATGTTGATGGTATGACTCTGAAACAGTATATTAACGAGCACGCCCCTTTATCAAATGAAGAAGCTGTCAATATAACTACAGAAATCCTTTCCGCTATGGAATGTGCACATACACATGGAATTATTCACCGTGACTTGAAGCCCCAAAACGTCTTGCTTTCGCAAAGTGGGAATGTTAAGGTCACTGATTTTGGTATCGCTAAGGCGTTGACAGAAACAAGCCTGACACAGACAAATACAATGTTTGGGAGTGTGCATTATCTTTCTCCTGAACAAGCGCGTGGTGCGAATGCTACGCTTCAGTCAGATATCTATGCGATTGGGATTATCCTATTTGAGTTATTAACAGGACAAATTCCGTTTGATGGTGATTCTGCTGTGGCTATTGCTTTGAAGCATTTCCAAGAAAATGTACCTAGCATTATTAATATTAATAAGGATGTTCCTCAGGCATTAGAAAATGTAGTGATTAAAGCAACTGCTAAAGATATCCATAATCGTTACGCGAATGTTGAAGAAATGATGACAGACTTGGCAACTTCAACCAGTCTTGATCGGAAAGGGGAACCTAAACTTACTTTTGATAAGGATTTGGATGCGACGAAGGCTTTACCTAGCAAGCTCATCAATCCTTATGATACGAAGCCTTTAATCAATAAAGATTCAGATGAAGTTGAGAAAAAAGCAGATAAACCAGTAACTGAAGCACCAAAGAAGAAAAAATCTCGTAAAGCTTTAATCGCTTGGATTGTCCTTGCTCTTTTGCTAATAGGCGGTGGAGTGGCTGCTTGGATAATTACAACCCCACAAAATGTCTCTGTACCAGATGTCACAAATATGACTCAAGAAGAAGCAGAAACTACGATTAAAGAAAAAAATCTTACAGTTGGTAATATTATCCAAGAGTTAAGCACCAGTGTTGAAAAAGACAAAGTTACGCGTACAAATCCTGAGGCTGGATCAAATGTACGTAAAAATAGTAAAGTAGATATTTATATTTCCCAAGGAGCTAATGGCTTCAAGATGGAAGATTATGTTGGTAAAAAATACCAAGATGTCGTTGATGATTTGATGGTGAACAAAAACATCAGTAAAAATCAAATTAGCATAAATTACGTCACAAGTTCAGAACCTTCAGGTACGATTGTGAAGCAAACACCAGCAAAAGGTAATTTCTTCGATCCAACTGGGGATGGTCAAATCAGTTTTGATGTCTCTGAAGGTGATACAGTAACAATGCCAGCAATTGATTATACATCTGGTGGCTTGAGCTCAACATCCGCAATCAGTTATCTTAACCAGTTGGAAAGTCTAGGTGTACCTACTTCAAATATCACTTTTGTAGATGCAAGTTCGGCAAGTGAAGTTTCAAGCTCTAACTTGAATGGATATTATGTTACACAAACGAGTCCAGCACCAGGGGACAAATTTAATCCGTCGAATACAAAAATTACGTTGACAGTTGCTAAAGCAAATAATAGCAGCAACAGTGACAGTGATAATCAAACTTCTGAAACTACAACAGAAACGACTACTGAAACCACAACAACGGAAACAACTACAGAATCGACCCCTGATACAAATTCAGATCAGAAAACAGATGAAAATTCATCAACTACTACAACAACTACTGAAGTACCAAAGTAA
- a CDS encoding Stp1/IreP family PP2C-type Ser/Thr phosphatase — protein sequence MEYSILSDIGMKRTANQDFAGTYVNRAGYRLFLLADGMGGHKAGNVASKLTVEDLGKLWSESFFDDGTPIATLETWLRNQIRNESENIADLGKLDEYQGMGTTLEVLVMQEGQVISAHVGDSRTYLIRDGELQKITTDHSLVQELVDAGQITEEEAEIHPNKNIITRSLGQSAEVQADLQAVEVQAGDYLLMNSDGLTNMISSEEILEVVYSDATIAEKTETLVALANEAGGHDNITVILVKIDEQSVALNEDGEVD from the coding sequence GTGGAATATAGTATTTTATCAGATATTGGTATGAAACGTACTGCTAACCAGGACTTCGCTGGTACGTACGTAAACCGTGCAGGTTACCGTCTTTTTCTTTTGGCAGATGGTATGGGCGGTCATAAGGCAGGAAATGTCGCCAGTAAATTAACAGTGGAAGATTTGGGCAAACTTTGGTCGGAGTCATTTTTTGATGATGGCACACCAATCGCAACATTGGAAACTTGGTTGCGCAATCAAATTCGCAATGAAAGTGAAAATATTGCAGACCTAGGTAAACTTGATGAATATCAGGGTATGGGCACAACGCTTGAAGTTTTAGTTATGCAAGAAGGGCAAGTTATTTCAGCTCACGTTGGCGATAGCCGTACTTACTTGATACGCGATGGTGAATTACAAAAGATAACAACGGACCATTCTTTGGTACAGGAACTTGTAGATGCCGGTCAGATTACTGAAGAAGAAGCGGAAATTCATCCTAATAAAAATATCATTACACGTTCATTAGGACAGTCAGCTGAAGTTCAAGCAGATCTTCAAGCTGTGGAAGTCCAAGCAGGCGATTATCTTTTGATGAATTCTGATGGGCTGACAAATATGATTTCTTCAGAAGAAATTTTAGAAGTTGTCTATTCAGATGCTACTATAGCTGAGAAGACTGAGACATTGGTTGCTCTTGCTAATGAGGCTGGCGGACATGATAATATCACAGTAATTTTAGTAAAAATTGATGAACAGTCAGTGGCACTCAATGAAGATGGGGAGGTTGACTGA
- the rsmB gene encoding 16S rRNA (cytosine(967)-C(5))-methyltransferase RsmB yields MANNARQVALNVLNDIFGNDAYANIALDRTLREAELSELDRNFVTALVYGVVSKERLLEWYLEPFFKKQPKPWAKMLLVMTIYQVLFMDKVPTSAAVDEAVKIAKRRDGQQAGNFVNAVLRNFMRSERRNEEPKTWEVKYSMPKLLLDKMVKQFGGKRTGVILESLEKPSKASLRIIDAQVDLPGTQPSELSPVGRVADHGNFAHTQEFIDGKITIQDETSQLVAPQLELTGNERVLDACAAPGGKTTHIAQYLETGHVTACDLYDHKLKLIEDNAERQGVWEKITTVKADATQIAERFADEEDFDRILVDAPCSGVGLIRRKPDIRYRKESSDFLDLQELQLKILDSASKKLKKNGIMVYSTCTIFDEENFEVVKKFLESHPEFEQVEISHEKEDIITEGCIFITPEMYHTDGFFIAKFRKL; encoded by the coding sequence TTGGCAAATAATGCAAGACAAGTCGCACTCAATGTGCTCAATGATATTTTTGGAAATGATGCTTATGCCAACATTGCCTTGGATAGAACTTTACGTGAAGCGGAGCTTTCAGAATTAGATCGTAATTTTGTCACAGCACTAGTCTATGGCGTAGTTTCTAAAGAAAGACTGTTAGAGTGGTATTTGGAACCTTTCTTTAAGAAACAACCGAAACCATGGGCCAAAATGCTTTTGGTGATGACAATCTACCAAGTTCTTTTTATGGATAAAGTACCAACTTCGGCAGCAGTTGACGAGGCGGTAAAAATTGCAAAACGCAGGGATGGGCAACAAGCGGGTAATTTTGTTAATGCAGTATTGCGTAATTTTATGCGCTCAGAGCGAAGAAATGAAGAACCAAAAACGTGGGAAGTAAAATATTCCATGCCTAAACTTCTCTTGGACAAGATGGTTAAACAATTTGGTGGTAAACGAACAGGGGTCATTCTAGAAAGTTTGGAAAAACCAAGTAAAGCAAGTCTAAGAATAATTGATGCACAGGTGGATCTTCCAGGAACACAGCCTTCAGAACTTTCCCCCGTCGGACGTGTTGCAGACCACGGTAACTTTGCCCATACACAAGAGTTTATTGATGGGAAAATTACGATTCAAGATGAGACAAGTCAGTTAGTGGCTCCTCAACTTGAATTAACTGGAAATGAGCGTGTGCTAGATGCCTGTGCCGCACCTGGTGGTAAAACCACGCATATTGCTCAATATCTCGAAACTGGTCATGTGACAGCTTGTGACTTATATGATCATAAGTTGAAACTTATTGAAGATAATGCTGAGCGTCAAGGTGTTTGGGAAAAAATTACGACAGTAAAAGCAGATGCTACTCAGATTGCAGAACGGTTTGCTGATGAAGAAGACTTTGATCGTATACTCGTGGATGCCCCTTGTTCGGGTGTAGGCCTGATTCGTCGGAAACCAGATATACGGTATCGTAAAGAAAGTTCGGATTTTCTTGATTTGCAAGAACTTCAGTTGAAAATTTTGGATAGTGCTTCGAAAAAGCTGAAGAAAAATGGTATAATGGTTTACAGTACCTGCACAATTTTTGATGAGGAAAACTTTGAGGTTGTTAAGAAATTCCTTGAATCTCATCCAGAATTTGAACAGGTTGAAATCTCGCATGAAAAAGAAGATATCATCACAGAAGGTTGTATTTTTATCACACCAGAGATGTATCATACTGATGGTTTCTTTATTGCGAAGTTCAGAAAACTTTAA
- the fmt gene encoding methionyl-tRNA formyltransferase yields the protein MTKTKIIFMGTPQFSQTVLKGLISSQEYDILAVVTQPDRKVGRKQELRMTPVKELALESGLKILQPEKLSGSPEMEELINFGAQGAGIVTAAFGQFLPGKLLDAMAFAVNVHASLLPKYRGGAPIHYAIMNGEKEAGVTIMEMVRKMDAGDMVAKDSIPILEEDNVGTMFEKLAVVGRDLLLETLPKYVAGEIQPQAQDESQATFSPNISPEEERIDWNKTNRQIFNQIRGMNPFPVAHTLWNEGRFKIYASRPVETEKSGQPGQIIDKTKKSLLIATGSGALELLEVQPAGKPKMDIVSFLNGLGQKVNIGDQFGK from the coding sequence ATGACAAAAACAAAAATAATTTTTATGGGGACTCCTCAGTTCTCACAAACGGTCTTGAAAGGTTTGATTTCTAGTCAAGAGTATGACATCTTAGCTGTTGTGACACAACCAGATCGCAAAGTAGGACGTAAGCAAGAATTACGGATGACACCCGTTAAAGAGCTAGCACTGGAGTCTGGTTTAAAAATTTTACAGCCGGAAAAATTATCAGGCTCTCCTGAGATGGAAGAACTAATAAACTTTGGCGCTCAAGGAGCAGGGATTGTGACAGCCGCCTTTGGACAATTTTTACCTGGTAAATTATTGGATGCTATGGCTTTTGCAGTAAACGTTCATGCTTCTTTACTGCCTAAGTATCGGGGTGGAGCTCCTATTCATTATGCTATTATGAATGGTGAAAAAGAAGCAGGAGTAACCATCATGGAAATGGTAAGAAAAATGGATGCTGGGGATATGGTTGCTAAAGATTCTATTCCTATCTTAGAAGAAGACAATGTTGGCACAATGTTTGAAAAATTAGCAGTTGTTGGACGCGATCTTCTTCTCGAAACTTTACCAAAATATGTTGCGGGTGAGATACAACCCCAAGCACAAGATGAAAGTCAAGCGACATTTTCTCCAAATATTAGCCCAGAAGAAGAAAGAATTGACTGGAACAAAACAAACCGCCAAATCTTTAATCAGATTCGCGGGATGAATCCCTTTCCTGTGGCTCATACGCTCTGGAATGAAGGTCGCTTTAAAATCTACGCGAGTCGCCCTGTAGAGACCGAAAAAAGTGGGCAACCCGGACAAATTATTGATAAAACAAAAAAATCTCTGCTGATAGCAACAGGCTCAGGAGCTTTGGAACTTCTTGAAGTTCAACCCGCAGGAAAACCAAAAATGGACATTGTTAGCTTCCTTAATGGTTTAGGACAGAAAGTAAATATAGGTGATCAATTTGGCAAATAA
- a CDS encoding nucleoside 2-deoxyribosyltransferase, with protein MNKPFEQAVKVYLAAPFFSDNQIQKVEQLEEALSKNETVASYFSPMRCQRPEGLPDDVEEFTPVWAKATMENDVKEVEAADVIVAILDYDGQDTDSGTAWELGYAIAKGMPTYLVRFEEEGPGNIMLTERNTAFFTDADQVAQYDFLTAQPIPYSGKYI; from the coding sequence ATGAACAAGCCGTTTGAGCAAGCCGTAAAAGTTTATCTTGCAGCCCCCTTTTTTAGTGACAATCAGATTCAAAAAGTAGAACAATTAGAAGAAGCACTTTCTAAAAATGAAACAGTTGCATCTTACTTTAGCCCCATGCGTTGTCAACGTCCAGAAGGTCTGCCCGACGATGTAGAAGAGTTTACCCCAGTATGGGCCAAGGCGACAATGGAAAATGATGTTAAAGAGGTTGAAGCAGCGGATGTTATCGTAGCTATTCTGGATTATGATGGACAGGATACAGATTCTGGTACAGCTTGGGAACTTGGCTATGCCATAGCTAAAGGAATGCCTACTTATCTGGTCCGTTTTGAAGAAGAGGGCCCAGGAAATATTATGCTGACAGAGAGAAATACAGCCTTTTTTACAGATGCGGATCAAGTTGCGCAGTATGATTTCTTAACAGCACAACCGATTCCATATTCAGGTAAATATATATAA
- a CDS encoding TIGR00730 family Rossman fold protein, which yields MNLTVFLSARDGKSPAHIQRSKKLGEEITRCGHTLVYGGSQEGCMGAVSEAVLRNKGQVIAVYPDGLLPLEPPRENATELYLAKNMDERKRKLIDLGEAFIILPGGFGTMEEVFQLLTEMSIGQTEIRPVIFIDNEFYLPLFNMIQLQAQEEMLSTEVLEAVHLVETTEQAMQLLGELNYEQAV from the coding sequence ATGAATTTGACTGTTTTTTTATCTGCTCGTGATGGGAAAAGTCCTGCACATATACAACGTAGCAAGAAGCTAGGTGAAGAAATCACACGCTGTGGTCATACCTTGGTCTATGGAGGCTCTCAAGAAGGTTGTATGGGAGCTGTCTCCGAGGCTGTTTTAAGAAATAAGGGGCAAGTTATTGCTGTATATCCAGATGGTCTCTTGCCACTAGAGCCTCCAAGAGAAAATGCGACAGAGCTTTATTTAGCTAAAAATATGGATGAACGCAAACGTAAGTTAATTGACTTAGGAGAAGCCTTTATCATCTTACCTGGAGGTTTTGGTACGATGGAAGAAGTATTTCAACTTTTGACAGAAATGAGTATCGGACAAACAGAAATTCGTCCCGTTATTTTTATTGATAACGAATTTTATCTGCCTCTGTTTAACATGATTCAACTCCAAGCTCAAGAAGAAATGCTTTCAACAGAAGTTCTTGAAGCAGTTCATCTGGTAGAAACAACAGAACAAGCCATGCAATTATTAGGAGAATTAAATTATGAACAAGCCGTTTGA
- a CDS encoding deoxynucleoside kinase, producing MAVLVLAGTIGAGKSSLTEMLAEELGTEAFYESVDDNEVLPLFYKDPQKYAFLLQIYFLNKRFDSIKRALSHNNNVLDRSIYEDSLLFHLNADLGRATDIEVEVYDSLLSNMLEEINTLTFKKRPDLLIHVSVSFEKMLERIQKRGREFEQLDYDSSLYAYYQELNKRYEKWFEEFDICPKIQIDGDKYDFVEDETAKVYVIQQIKNKLAEIEGEKSK from the coding sequence ATGGCAGTGTTAGTATTAGCTGGAACGATTGGAGCTGGCAAGAGTTCGCTCACTGAAATGTTAGCAGAAGAATTAGGAACCGAAGCTTTTTATGAGAGTGTAGACGATAATGAGGTTTTACCTTTATTTTATAAAGATCCTCAAAAATACGCCTTTTTATTACAAATCTACTTTTTGAATAAAAGATTTGATTCTATAAAACGAGCTCTCTCTCATAATAACAATGTATTGGACCGCTCTATCTATGAAGACAGTTTACTTTTTCATTTAAATGCTGATTTGGGACGTGCTACAGATATTGAAGTAGAAGTTTATGATTCATTATTAAGTAATATGCTTGAGGAAATTAATACGTTAACCTTTAAAAAGCGTCCAGACTTGTTAATCCATGTGAGTGTTTCTTTTGAAAAAATGTTGGAACGTATTCAAAAACGGGGACGAGAGTTTGAGCAGTTAGACTATGACAGTTCGCTTTATGCTTATTATCAAGAGTTGAATAAGAGATATGAAAAATGGTTTGAAGAGTTTGATATCTGTCCTAAAATCCAAATTGATGGTGATAAATATGATTTTGTAGAAGATGAGACAGCTAAAGTGTATGTTATTCAACAGATCAAAAATAAATTAGCAGAAATTGAGGGGGAAAAGAGCAAATGA
- a CDS encoding primosomal protein N': MIKKTAKVIVDIPLMQTDKPFSYAIPSELESMIEIGMRVHIPFGKGNRLVQGIVIDFSEEEDVELKEVAELLDLEPVLTEEQLTLADEMRHTVFSYKISCLKAMLPNLLNSSYDKILTAQDGRQTKWSTLSDTQRLEALKEVKAGKVEVSYSAKSKENKKTEKYLVASSKLASFEIGKAAKKRAELKKYLLEQEDKVRQKDLPFSSAIIKYFVDNGLVEVTEQEISRTASVFQAVEPDSAKLLNEEQQVAFDTIMASSDKPFLLEGITGSGKTEVYLQVIQEVLNDGKTAIMLVPEISLTPQMSNRFIARFGEKVAIMHSGLSDGEKYDEWRKIKEGRAQVVVGARSAIFVPLENIGVIIIDEEHETSYKQDSSPRYHARDIALLRAKYHQARVVLGSATPSLESRARAQRDVYHLLRLTQRANEEAFLPQVQIVDMRSNLSDKSANFSELLLEKIQEKVDRKEQVILMLNRRGYSSFVMCRDCGFVVECPNCDISLTLHMDTKTLNCHYCGHQEAIPHACPNCQSRKIRYYGSGTQKVQEELEKLLPHIRILRMDVDTTKTKNAHEKILNKFGAHEADILLGTQMIAKGLDFPNVTLVGVINADTGLNLPDFRASERSFQLLMQVAGRAGRANKKGEVLIQTFNPGHYAVKLVADQDYETFYRQEMYYRQQLSYPPYYFTVQILVSHKDEDIVAKKAYEIASLIKEKLSEKAKILGPTPKPIARTHNLYHYQILVKYRFEEHLEKVLNQVLDLTQKRENKDVRVLIDSEPQNFV, translated from the coding sequence ATGATAAAAAAAACAGCTAAAGTTATTGTAGATATTCCTCTGATGCAGACAGATAAACCTTTTTCTTATGCCATTCCTTCGGAGTTGGAGAGCATGATAGAGATAGGCATGCGTGTCCACATCCCCTTTGGCAAAGGAAATCGTCTGGTTCAAGGTATCGTTATTGACTTTTCGGAAGAGGAAGATGTAGAACTTAAAGAAGTTGCGGAACTCCTTGACTTAGAACCTGTTTTGACCGAAGAACAGCTTACTCTAGCGGATGAAATGCGCCATACTGTTTTTTCGTACAAAATTTCTTGCCTAAAAGCTATGTTGCCTAACTTACTCAATTCGAGTTACGACAAAATATTGACAGCACAAGATGGGCGCCAAACAAAATGGAGCACGCTTAGTGATACTCAAAGGTTAGAAGCTTTGAAAGAAGTCAAAGCAGGGAAAGTGGAAGTAAGTTATTCTGCGAAATCTAAAGAAAATAAGAAGACGGAAAAATATTTGGTGGCAAGCTCTAAATTAGCCAGTTTCGAGATAGGAAAGGCCGCCAAAAAACGGGCTGAATTAAAAAAATATCTTTTGGAGCAAGAAGATAAAGTACGACAAAAAGATCTTCCGTTTTCATCAGCAATTATTAAATATTTTGTGGATAATGGTTTGGTAGAGGTAACTGAACAGGAGATTTCTCGGACAGCTTCCGTATTTCAAGCCGTAGAGCCTGACTCTGCAAAGCTTTTAAATGAAGAGCAGCAAGTAGCTTTTGATACTATTATGGCCTCCTCTGATAAACCCTTTTTACTTGAAGGTATTACGGGTTCTGGAAAAACGGAAGTCTATTTACAAGTTATTCAGGAAGTTTTAAATGATGGAAAGACAGCAATTATGCTGGTTCCAGAGATTTCCCTTACCCCGCAAATGTCCAATCGGTTTATTGCTCGCTTTGGGGAAAAAGTTGCCATTATGCATTCAGGTTTGTCTGATGGAGAAAAATATGACGAATGGCGTAAAATCAAGGAAGGACGCGCACAGGTTGTTGTTGGTGCTCGTTCTGCAATTTTTGTGCCCTTAGAAAATATTGGTGTCATCATTATTGATGAAGAGCATGAAACGAGTTATAAACAGGATTCGAGTCCACGCTACCATGCTCGAGATATAGCATTGTTACGCGCAAAGTATCATCAAGCACGTGTGGTACTGGGGTCAGCAACGCCGAGTTTAGAAAGTCGTGCGCGTGCACAGCGGGATGTCTATCATCTGTTGAGACTTACCCAACGAGCAAATGAGGAAGCTTTTTTACCACAAGTGCAGATTGTGGATATGCGTAGTAATCTGAGTGATAAATCAGCCAATTTTTCTGAACTGCTTTTGGAAAAAATACAAGAAAAAGTTGATCGAAAAGAGCAGGTTATTCTGATGCTTAATCGCCGCGGGTATAGTTCTTTTGTCATGTGTCGAGACTGTGGTTTTGTCGTGGAGTGTCCTAACTGCGATATTTCTTTGACTTTGCACATGGATACGAAAACTTTAAATTGTCATTATTGTGGACATCAAGAGGCCATTCCTCATGCTTGTCCTAACTGTCAAAGCCGGAAGATTCGTTATTATGGTTCCGGCACTCAAAAAGTCCAAGAAGAATTAGAAAAATTACTTCCTCATATTCGTATTTTACGAATGGATGTTGATACGACGAAGACCAAAAATGCACATGAAAAGATTTTAAACAAATTTGGTGCACATGAAGCGGATATACTACTCGGCACACAGATGATAGCTAAAGGTTTGGATTTCCCAAATGTAACGCTAGTGGGTGTCATTAATGCAGATACAGGCTTAAATCTTCCCGACTTTCGTGCGAGTGAGCGAAGTTTTCAACTTTTGATGCAAGTTGCAGGCCGTGCAGGTCGTGCAAATAAAAAAGGTGAAGTCCTAATCCAAACTTTTAACCCTGGTCATTATGCGGTTAAGTTAGTGGCTGATCAGGATTATGAAACCTTTTATCGTCAAGAGATGTATTATCGTCAGCAACTTTCTTATCCTCCTTATTATTTTACTGTTCAGATTTTAGTCAGTCATAAAGATGAGGACATTGTGGCGAAAAAAGCCTATGAAATTGCGAGCTTGATTAAGGAAAAATTATCAGAGAAAGCTAAGATTTTAGGACCAACTCCTAAACCTATTGCACGTACACATAATCTTTATCATTATCAAATTCTTGTGAAGTATCGTTTTGAAGAACACTTAGAGAAGGTTTTAAACCAAGTTCTTGATTTAACACAAAAACGAGAGAATAAAGACGTAAGAGTCTTGATTGATAGTGAGCCTCAAAATTTTGTATAA
- the rpoZ gene encoding DNA-directed RNA polymerase subunit omega, whose protein sequence is MMLEPSIDKLLQHVDSKYSLVVLEAKRAHELRDGERPTMEFKAVKRTLQALEEIAEGKVTIHPSPDAKRETLKEKRELERLQQKMAEKLIREQIAKEEAEEEAKQKGNRAAKAAAASAE, encoded by the coding sequence ATGATGTTAGAACCTTCAATTGACAAACTGCTACAACATGTAGATTCAAAATATTCGCTCGTTGTTTTGGAAGCTAAACGCGCGCATGAGTTGCGTGATGGGGAACGTCCTACAATGGAATTCAAAGCTGTTAAACGTACGTTGCAAGCTTTAGAAGAAATTGCTGAGGGCAAAGTTACCATTCACCCTTCTCCCGATGCAAAACGTGAAACTTTGAAAGAGAAGCGTGAATTAGAACGCCTCCAACAAAAAATGGCTGAAAAACTTATCCGTGAACAAATCGCTAAAGAAGAAGCCGAAGAAGAAGCGAAACAAAAAGGTAATCGTGCCGCTAAAGCTGCAGCTGCTTCAGCTGAATAA
- the gmk gene encoding guanylate kinase, giving the protein MPERGLLIVFSGPSGVGKGTVRAKIFENENNFDYSVSMTTRAQRPGEVDGKDYYFRTREEFEEMIRKGEMLEYAEYVGNYYGTPLTYVNQTLDEGKDVFLEIEVQGALQVKEKVPDGVFVFLTPPDLEELRGRLVGRGTDSAEVINNRMKKAKEEIRLMSEYDYAVVNDKVELAAERVIKIIEAEHYRVDRVLERYAHMIEKLD; this is encoded by the coding sequence ATGCCCGAACGTGGTTTATTAATTGTTTTTTCTGGTCCTTCGGGAGTTGGAAAAGGAACTGTCCGTGCGAAAATTTTTGAAAATGAAAATAATTTTGATTATTCCGTATCAATGACAACTCGTGCGCAACGCCCTGGTGAAGTTGATGGAAAAGATTATTATTTCCGGACACGTGAAGAATTTGAAGAAATGATCCGCAAAGGTGAGATGCTAGAGTATGCTGAATATGTTGGTAATTATTATGGCACACCCTTGACTTATGTCAATCAAACTTTAGATGAAGGCAAGGATGTTTTTCTTGAAATTGAAGTACAAGGTGCGCTTCAAGTGAAGGAAAAAGTACCAGATGGTGTATTTGTGTTCTTGACGCCACCAGATTTGGAAGAATTACGTGGACGTCTTGTGGGACGAGGAACAGATAGTGCTGAAGTTATTAATAACCGCATGAAGAAAGCGAAAGAAGAAATTCGTTTGATGAGTGAATACGATTATGCTGTAGTTAATGATAAAGTTGAACTTGCTGCTGAACGTGTTATTAAGATTATTGAAGCTGAACATTATCGTGTGGACCGTGTGTTGGAACGTTATGCACACATGATTGAAAAATTGGATTAA